A stretch of the Sulfurimonas sp. HSL-1656 genome encodes the following:
- a CDS encoding sodium-dependent transporter has product MKIARFSRIGFILAAAGSAVGLGNIWKFPYITGEYGGGAFVMVYLFTVMLIGFSIMIAELLIGFLSRRDALTAFEELAPRHKEAWKWGGLMAFSGLLIMTFYSVVIGWIFNYIFVSLGNLPSSPEEAAGLFKTMVGSDIKTQIFYHTLAFAIITAIIIRGIKGGIERLNLVLMPMLFLIVGGMFLYATTQAGFSQAWDFMFSVDWSKLNSEAFVTAVGHAFFTLSLGMGALLTYSASLPKESSLVKSALVVVALDTGIALLAGLMLFTFLYQYGAEPSAGPGLVFISLPAVFYEMGTLGNVFAVLFFISLAFAGLTSAVSLVEPMVQLAIDRFGWSRFKASATMGLFFYLVGIVVIYSNSSDYGAMLTWGGKNLFDWVDYITASILLPTGGLIMAIFIGYVIEPGRVEAAVKRQMGFAYGIWHFSLRYIAPVALVVVMLNMMGILKL; this is encoded by the coding sequence ATGAAGATAGCACGCTTTAGCCGTATAGGATTCATTCTCGCCGCCGCCGGAAGTGCGGTCGGGCTTGGGAATATCTGGAAATTTCCCTACATTACGGGGGAATACGGCGGCGGCGCCTTCGTCATGGTTTACCTTTTTACGGTCATGCTCATCGGCTTCTCCATCATGATTGCCGAGCTGCTCATAGGGTTTCTCAGCCGCCGGGATGCTTTGACGGCGTTTGAAGAGCTGGCACCGCGCCATAAGGAGGCGTGGAAATGGGGCGGGTTGATGGCCTTTTCCGGGCTGCTCATCATGACCTTCTACTCCGTGGTAATCGGCTGGATCTTCAACTACATCTTCGTCTCGCTCGGCAATCTGCCCTCTTCGCCGGAGGAAGCGGCGGGGCTTTTTAAGACGATGGTGGGCTCGGACATCAAAACCCAGATCTTCTACCATACGCTTGCCTTCGCCATCATCACTGCCATTATCATCCGCGGGATCAAGGGGGGTATCGAGCGGCTGAATCTGGTCCTGATGCCGATGCTCTTTCTCATTGTCGGCGGGATGTTCCTCTACGCGACGACCCAGGCGGGTTTTTCGCAGGCGTGGGACTTTATGTTCAGTGTCGACTGGAGCAAACTTAATTCCGAAGCCTTTGTGACTGCCGTCGGACACGCCTTCTTCACCCTCTCGCTCGGAATGGGCGCGCTGCTGACCTACTCCGCCTCCCTCCCCAAGGAGAGCAGCCTTGTCAAAAGTGCCCTTGTCGTCGTGGCCCTCGATACGGGCATCGCTCTGCTGGCAGGGCTGATGCTCTTCACCTTCCTCTACCAGTACGGTGCGGAACCTTCCGCCGGTCCGGGCCTCGTCTTTATTTCGCTGCCGGCGGTCTTTTACGAGATGGGGACGCTGGGCAACGTCTTCGCGGTGCTCTTTTTTATCTCCCTTGCCTTCGCCGGGCTCACCTCCGCCGTCTCCCTCGTCGAACCGATGGTGCAGCTGGCCATAGACCGTTTCGGCTGGAGCCGTTTCAAGGCCTCGGCGACAATGGGGCTGTTCTTCTACCTTGTCGGCATCGTCGTCATCTACTCGAACAGCAGCGACTACGGTGCGATGCTTACCTGGGGCGGCAAGAATCTCTTCGACTGGGTCGACTATATCACCGCCTCGATCCTGCTTCCGACCGGCGGACTGATCATGGCGATTTTTATCGGCTACGTCATCGAACCCGGCCGCGTCGAAGCGGCGGTGAAGCGGCAGATGGGCTTTGCCTACGGCATCTGGCATTTCAGCCTGCGCTACATCGCCCCGGTGGCGCTTGTCGTCGTCATGCTGAACATGATGGGTATTTTGAAGTTATAG
- the ribE gene encoding riboflavin synthase: protein MFTGLIREMATVKRYGGERLSLKAAYRPKLGDSVAINGACLSVVSLESDGFTVELSPETQGIIATENLKGRVHIEPAMQFGDRLEGHIVQGHVDTVGTVKSITDNGNSYDVVIDVDKKFIPYIVPKGSIAIDGVSLTVNDVYESSFRLTIIPITMRETLFGSYIGGTKVNIETDMFARYIAHFLAHKDAKLDWETAERFTALY, encoded by the coding sequence ATGTTCACAGGGTTGATCCGGGAGATGGCGACGGTAAAGAGGTATGGCGGAGAGCGCCTGAGCCTCAAGGCCGCCTACCGTCCGAAACTCGGCGACTCCGTTGCCATCAACGGCGCCTGCCTCAGCGTCGTCTCCCTGGAAAGCGACGGTTTCACCGTCGAGCTCTCCCCCGAAACGCAGGGGATCATCGCCACCGAAAACCTCAAAGGGCGCGTGCATATCGAACCGGCCATGCAGTTCGGCGACCGGCTGGAGGGGCATATCGTCCAGGGGCACGTGGACACCGTCGGCACCGTCAAAAGCATCACCGATAACGGCAACAGCTACGACGTCGTCATCGATGTCGACAAGAAGTTCATCCCCTACATCGTCCCCAAGGGCTCCATTGCCATTGACGGCGTCAGCCTCACCGTCAATGACGTTTACGAAAGCAGTTTCCGCCTCACGATCATTCCCATTACAATGCGCGAGACCCTCTTCGGCAGTTACATCGGCGGTACGAAAGTGAATATCGAAACGGATATGTTCGCCCGCTACATCGCCCACTTTCTTGCGCACAAGGATGCGAAACTCGACTGGGAAACCGCCGAACGCTTCACGGCGCTTTACTAA
- a CDS encoding DUF1566 domain-containing protein — translation MRLLILPLLAATMTIWFAGCGSGDSTESTSPDGAPLNVLSMSPDGNATGIVPDTNISVTFSALISAATINATSFEIQDESNSSVVGNIVVNGAKAIFDPVGDLSFGTKYTGILTTQVTDVQGNPLAHTFRWSFTTIIAPVLFKTGQTKSYDENGIEVIDSSLKDDGYYQKGDDHNYSRDNANEIVTDHSSGLMWQDDANVTSVSKPWLTSSNALLCSDSGDATSSSCLDTSGDTAATYCENLTLGGFTDWRLPTLKELEGLSDFGIYNPALGPVFQHVVSTESFSIYWSSTSYVYFPNFALGINFYHGGSTNNYKDADGFIRCVRVKQ, via the coding sequence ATGCGTTTATTGATATTGCCATTGTTGGCCGCTACTATGACAATATGGTTTGCAGGTTGTGGTAGTGGGGATTCTACTGAATCGACAAGTCCAGACGGTGCTCCATTGAATGTATTGTCAATGTCGCCTGACGGCAATGCAACGGGTATCGTGCCTGATACGAATATTTCTGTAACCTTCAGTGCTCTAATCAGTGCAGCAACCATCAATGCAACAAGCTTTGAAATTCAAGACGAGAGTAATAGCAGTGTTGTGGGGAACATTGTCGTTAATGGAGCTAAAGCGATATTTGATCCGGTCGGGGACTTGTCATTTGGAACAAAATATACGGGGATACTTACAACACAAGTTACCGATGTACAGGGCAATCCGCTTGCACACACATTCAGGTGGAGTTTCACAACGATAATTGCACCGGTTCTTTTCAAAACAGGTCAGACGAAAAGCTATGATGAAAACGGTATCGAAGTGATTGATAGCTCTCTCAAAGATGATGGTTACTACCAAAAAGGAGATGATCATAATTATTCCCGAGACAACGCCAACGAGATCGTCACTGACCATAGCAGCGGGCTGATGTGGCAGGATGACGCCAATGTTACCAGTGTTTCGAAACCCTGGTTGACCAGTTCAAATGCTCTTTTATGCTCGGATTCCGGTGACGCAACATCGTCATCTTGTCTTGATACCTCCGGGGATACGGCTGCAACTTATTGCGAAAATCTTACCCTAGGTGGGTTTACTGATTGGCGGCTGCCGACACTCAAGGAATTGGAAGGCTTGAGTGATTTTGGCATTTATAATCCAGCTTTGGGCCCGGTGTTTCAACATGTTGTGAGCACAGAAAGTTTTTCCATTTATTGGTCTTCTACATCGTATGTGTATTTTCCAAATTTTGCATTGGGGATAAATTTCTATCATGGGGGTTCGACAAATAATTACAAAGATGCCGACGGATTCATCCGGTGTGTAAGAGTCAAGCAGTAA
- a CDS encoding DUF1566 domain-containing protein has protein sequence MKRILLILSVFITVSQADFSRDADGIVTDNITGLQWQDNGSGGTRNWRGAIDYCESLVLGSFSDWRLPNINELFSIVENTHHNPAMDPVFEMLTGGYYWSSTSSAVLPSSALSIYFDDGAMWSVDKVSGDVLSHYGYTRCVRGGK, from the coding sequence ATGAAACGAATTCTTTTGATTTTGAGTGTTTTCATAACAGTGTCGCAAGCTGATTTCAGCCGCGATGCAGACGGTATAGTCACCGACAATATTACAGGTTTGCAATGGCAGGATAACGGCAGTGGCGGTACGCGAAATTGGCGTGGTGCCATCGATTACTGTGAGTCACTTGTCCTCGGCAGTTTCAGCGATTGGAGGCTGCCAAATATTAATGAACTGTTTTCAATTGTTGAAAATACACACCACAATCCAGCCATGGACCCTGTTTTTGAAATGTTAACGGGGGGATATTACTGGTCTTCCACGTCCAGCGCTGTTCTCCCTAGTAGTGCTTTGAGCATTTATTTTGATGATGGCGCCATGTGGAGTGTTGATAAGGTTAGTGGGGATGTTTTGAGTCACTACGGCTATACTAGGTGTGTAAGAGGCGGGAAGTGA
- a CDS encoding tetratricopeptide repeat protein, with product MIQEAHNAYNEQDFATAFTLYSDLAEAGNADAQASLGYMYQQGQGTAVDDAAALKWYGKAAEQKQPYALFNLAILYANGLGGVAHDQFKAHEYYLEAAIHEVPQAMYETAMMLERGLGCIQNYSEAAFWYEEAAKRGHREAFNNLGVFYKEGHGVRQDFGRAYVCFSRAAEAGLAQAQFNLGLLYDQGLGVEEDHDKALEWCRKAAYNGHEKAKEIIKGLQDEGKIVF from the coding sequence ATGATTCAAGAAGCCCACAACGCCTACAACGAGCAGGATTTTGCCACCGCCTTCACACTCTACAGCGACCTCGCCGAGGCCGGGAACGCGGATGCGCAGGCCTCTTTAGGCTACATGTACCAGCAGGGACAGGGCACGGCGGTCGATGATGCCGCGGCGCTGAAATGGTACGGAAAAGCCGCCGAACAGAAACAGCCCTACGCGCTCTTCAACCTCGCCATCCTCTATGCAAACGGCCTCGGCGGCGTTGCCCACGACCAGTTCAAAGCCCACGAATACTACCTTGAAGCCGCCATTCACGAAGTCCCGCAGGCGATGTACGAAACGGCAATGATGCTCGAACGGGGACTGGGCTGCATCCAGAACTACTCGGAAGCCGCCTTCTGGTACGAAGAAGCCGCCAAGCGCGGCCACCGCGAAGCCTTCAACAACCTCGGCGTCTTCTACAAGGAGGGCCACGGCGTCCGCCAGGACTTCGGGCGTGCCTACGTCTGCTTCTCCCGCGCCGCAGAGGCGGGACTCGCGCAGGCGCAGTTCAACCTCGGCCTCCTCTACGACCAGGGGCTCGGCGTCGAAGAGGACCACGACAAGGCGCTCGAGTGGTGCCGCAAAGCCGCCTATAACGGGCACGAGAAAGCCAAAGAGATCATCAAGGGGCTTCAGGACGAAGGGAAAATCGTTTTTTAA
- a CDS encoding glycine zipper 2TM domain-containing protein, with translation MRSFLIVATALMLVLGGCAGRQGADYDGRTYRQVKHYLVGVVVEERPVRISDDGSGAFVGALIGAIFGSAIGRGHGRGIATLGGGLAGAYVGGAAGQSNAQELTVRLDSGEHIVIVAKGELRFLPGDRVKIIKQGNMVERVDRLPNYPY, from the coding sequence ATGCGAAGTTTTCTCATCGTAGCGACGGCACTGATGCTCGTGCTCGGCGGTTGTGCCGGACGCCAGGGGGCCGATTACGACGGCCGGACCTACCGGCAGGTGAAGCATTACCTTGTGGGCGTGGTGGTAGAGGAGCGGCCGGTTCGGATCTCCGATGACGGTTCGGGGGCCTTTGTCGGCGCACTGATCGGGGCCATTTTCGGCTCGGCGATCGGCCGCGGGCACGGTCGCGGGATTGCGACGCTGGGCGGCGGACTGGCCGGTGCCTACGTCGGCGGCGCGGCGGGGCAGTCCAATGCCCAGGAGCTGACCGTGCGGCTCGACAGCGGGGAACATATCGTCATCGTCGCCAAGGGCGAGCTCCGCTTCCTCCCCGGCGACCGCGTCAAGATCATCAAGCAGGGCAACATGGTCGAACGGGTCGACCGCCTGCCCAACTACCCCTACTGA